The genomic stretch TCGCCCAGTTTCGCCACAACTCCAGCCCCGATCGCCATCCCTAAACTAGCCACTGCCAATAAAAAACCAAACTGCTCGGATTTAATTTCGGGCATGACCTCAGCTAAACGTACCGCCAGTACTGTGAGTGCCGCAATAATCGAAAAAGTACAAATTAGCTGAATCAGTGCAGACAGTGAAGTTTTTTTATGTTTGAGATATTGCAAACCTTCTTTGATGTCATTCCAAAGATGAAAGCTATCGCGGTGGAGATCTTCTTTGGTTTCTCCTGTTTTTAAAAGAATTAAAATAATCCCTGCTAGTAAATAACTGCCACCGACAAGAACTTCTTGCCCGACATTGTGCCACAGGTGATCGGATAGAGCTAAAAGCGGTTCACCAAGGGCAAATCCCAAAATTAAAGCCGCCATAATTGTCGTCGTGTAGAGAGAATTGGCGGCTAATAGCTTTGGCTTTTCAACAACAAGGGTAATTGCAGATTGTTCGGCAGGGGTAAAGAACTGCGTAAAGGTAGAGACCAAAAAGGTAATACATAGCAAGCCCCAGAAACCTGTTGGTGCGCCCCAAGGCAAAACACTATTTTTCGTCACCCAGAGCAAGAGAGGAATGCTCAATACCAAAGCTCCACGTAGAATATTGGAGCTAACTAAAACTGTTTTTTTATTCCAGCGATCAACATATACACCAGCGATCGACCCAAATAAGATCGCAGGAATTGTAAATGAGACCATGACTGCGGAGACCCATCCGCTAATCGTTTCGCCTTCATGCTGAAATTGGGTAGAGACGATCGCAATGACGAGTACGAGAAAAATCTTGTCCGCAATCTGCGAAAAAACTTGACCACTCCACAGTGATAAAAAGTTGGGATTGCGAAGGACGGATTGGGAATCAACGGGAGCGTCACTGATGATATCGATCTGCGAATCGCTGGTTTCTACGGTCTGCTGGTGATCGGCATGATGTGGATCAACGTGGTGGGGATCGTGATGTTCAGGGAAATTCGGTGTGGGTGGATCGAATAAATGGGTCATATATTAAAAAAACAGTTGTCAATCAGTGCCGAAGACTGGATTGGTCTATCAAAATGATACTGCGCGTAGGCTCGTAACAATCTCTCGACTGTCAGCCAATCTGTTGTGTGTGACTTTAAAATATTATCGGTTAAATCGGTTTGCGCGAGTTCCTGAATAGCTAATAGTTCTGTGGCTGTTAGGTAATGGCTAATCCGATTGTGGATCGCGTCACTGCCGATGATCTCCATGCCATTGATAGAGCGATCGCTATTCGGATTACCGCCATGAGTCGGATCGGTTATTTCAAGATTAATCACCCCACCACCGACAATGCTAAATCCTGCTTTCCATTTGGGAAGTTCACGATTGGCAATAACGGGGCGTTGGGAGATACAGCAACTATGTACCTGTGGGGCAAAACCTGCGATCGCCAGCAAGTGATAAGTCCCATGCGCCAAACAAGCCAAGACATGGTTGTTTTCGGCATTCTGAATGCGAGTAAGATGTTCGACTAATACTAGAAACAGTTCCTCCTGTGGTTGAGACGATAGAGCCTGCATGAGAGCTAATTCCGATAAATATTGTGCAGCCGTTAGCTTAGCCAGAGTTTTCCCCAAACCCACAAAAGATTGCAACATTTCCGCATTTTTAACCCGATCCATTGATCGC from Pseudanabaena sp. Chao 1811 encodes the following:
- a CDS encoding MFS transporter; protein product: MTHLFDPPTPNFPEHHDPHHVDPHHADHQQTVETSDSQIDIISDAPVDSQSVLRNPNFLSLWSGQVFSQIADKIFLVLVIAIVSTQFQHEGETISGWVSAVMVSFTIPAILFGSIAGVYVDRWNKKTVLVSSNILRGALVLSIPLLLWVTKNSVLPWGAPTGFWGLLCITFLVSTFTQFFTPAEQSAITLVVEKPKLLAANSLYTTTIMAALILGFALGEPLLALSDHLWHNVGQEVLVGGSYLLAGIILILLKTGETKEDLHRDSFHLWNDIKEGLQYLKHKKTSLSALIQLICTFSIIAALTVLAVRLAEVMPEIKSEQFGFLLAVASLGMAIGAGVVAKLGDRCSRQTLALVGSIGMCLFLGMLAIFSDRFGLGLIAIAGTGIFAGLCVIPMQTVIQEETPEDVRGKVFGLQNNAVNIALSLPLSVAGIAESYFGLQQVIFALSAIALFTGILTWYIARQLIKS
- the recO gene encoding DNA repair protein RecO, with translation MPKEYQATGINLKGMPLGEHDRLLTILTKEHGLIKAVAAGARKHRSAMAGRSGLFVVNDLQISVGRSMDRVKNAEMLQSFVGLGKTLAKLTAAQYLSELALMQALSSQPQEELFLVLVEHLTRIQNAENNHVLACLAHGTYHLLAIAGFAPQVHSCCISQRPVIANRELPKWKAGFSIVGGGVINLEITDPTHGGNPNSDRSINGMEIIGSDAIHNRISHYLTATELLAIQELAQTDLTDNILKSHTTDWLTVERLLRAYAQYHFDRPIQSSALIDNCFFNI